In Bradyrhizobium sp. CCBAU 051011, the following are encoded in one genomic region:
- the soxY gene encoding thiosulfate oxidation carrier protein SoxY, with translation MENDFSATRRLILKGAGVLTLIGLGIASLDVTKAFAAANDKYPEDAFKQKSDADVIKTLYGKTAEPSDKVKLDAPEIAENGSVVPISVSTTLGNVTSIAFLVSENPNVLIAKYNIPAGTMPNVANRIKMAKTSNVTVLVEAGGKLYSASKEVKVTVGGCGG, from the coding sequence ATGGAAAATGATTTTTCAGCGACGCGCCGGCTGATCCTGAAAGGCGCCGGCGTGTTGACGCTGATCGGCCTTGGCATCGCATCCCTTGATGTCACGAAGGCATTCGCAGCCGCCAACGATAAATATCCGGAAGACGCGTTCAAGCAGAAGAGCGATGCCGATGTCATCAAGACGCTCTATGGCAAGACCGCCGAGCCCTCGGACAAGGTGAAGCTGGACGCACCCGAAATCGCCGAAAACGGTTCCGTGGTGCCGATCTCGGTCTCTACGACGCTTGGCAACGTGACCTCGATCGCGTTCCTCGTCAGCGAAAATCCAAACGTGCTGATCGCAAAATACAACATTCCGGCAGGCACCATGCCGAACGTCGCCAACCGCATCAAGATGGCCAAGACCAGCAATGTGACGGTGCTCGTCGAAGCCGGCGGCAAGCTCTACAGCGCCAGTAAGGAAGTCAAAGTCACCGTCGGCGGCTGCGGCGGCTAA
- the soxB gene encoding thiosulfohydrolase SoxB, protein MTIRRRDFLTLAGAATLSGSLPRLARGADNAGVYDLERFGNARILHITDVHAQLRPVFFREPSVNLGVGPMHGNPPHLVGRAFLDRFGIRPDSADAYAFTCVEFEKAAGRFGKLGGFAHLKTLIDRLRGEVSSGRSLLLDGGDLWQGTGLANTLQGADMVDAANLLGIEAMTGHWEFTYGEKVLRANLERFKGEFLAQNVFLTEEAAFNDAKAFDPASGRVFKPSVIKEIGSYRVAVIGQAFPYVPIAHPKRFTPDWKFGIRDEELQKLVDMHRSNDKVDAVILLSHNGMDVDLKLASRVTGIDVILGGHTHDAVPQPIAVTNAGGTTLVTNAGSNGKFLAVLDLDLGKGKIKDVRYRLLPVFSELLKPDPAMQALIDKIRAPHAAALDEKMASADRLLYRRGNFSGSMDQLICDALLGELNAEIALSPGFRWGTTALAGQPLTMEDVMAQTAVTYPETYVQTMTGGQIRDVLEDICDNLFNTDPYYQQGGDMVRVGGLHYTCSPNETVGKRISDVKLDNGRTLEAGKRYKVAGWASVNEQTGAPIWDVVARHLRSGKPPNRAAPGVTLKGVDGNPGIAGQA, encoded by the coding sequence ATGACCATCCGCCGCCGCGATTTCCTGACGCTCGCGGGCGCCGCCACCCTGTCGGGCAGCCTGCCACGGCTGGCACGCGGCGCCGACAATGCGGGCGTCTACGATCTCGAACGCTTCGGCAACGCCCGCATCCTCCACATCACCGACGTGCACGCACAGCTCCGGCCGGTATTTTTCCGCGAACCGAGCGTCAATCTCGGCGTCGGCCCGATGCACGGCAACCCGCCGCATCTGGTCGGACGCGCCTTTCTCGACCGCTTCGGCATCCGGCCCGACAGTGCCGACGCCTACGCCTTCACCTGCGTCGAGTTCGAAAAGGCCGCCGGGCGGTTCGGCAAGCTCGGCGGTTTTGCTCATCTGAAGACGCTGATCGACCGGCTGCGCGGCGAGGTCTCGTCCGGGCGCTCCCTGCTGCTCGATGGCGGCGATCTCTGGCAGGGCACCGGCCTTGCCAATACGCTGCAGGGCGCCGACATGGTGGATGCCGCCAACCTGCTCGGCATCGAGGCGATGACCGGCCATTGGGAATTCACCTATGGCGAAAAGGTGCTGCGCGCCAATCTCGAGCGCTTCAAGGGCGAATTCCTGGCGCAGAATGTCTTCCTCACCGAGGAAGCCGCCTTCAACGATGCCAAGGCGTTCGATCCGGCGTCGGGTCGCGTGTTCAAGCCATCCGTGATCAAAGAGATCGGCTCCTATCGCGTCGCCGTGATCGGACAGGCGTTCCCCTACGTGCCGATCGCCCACCCCAAGCGCTTTACGCCGGACTGGAAATTCGGCATCCGCGACGAAGAGCTGCAAAAGCTCGTCGACATGCATCGCAGCAACGACAAGGTCGATGCCGTTATTCTGCTCTCGCATAACGGCATGGATGTCGATCTCAAGCTCGCCAGCCGCGTCACCGGCATCGACGTCATTCTCGGCGGCCATACCCATGACGCCGTGCCGCAGCCGATTGCCGTGACCAACGCGGGCGGCACCACGCTCGTCACCAATGCCGGCTCGAACGGCAAGTTCCTGGCGGTACTCGATCTCGACCTCGGCAAGGGCAAGATCAAGGATGTGCGCTACCGGCTGCTGCCGGTGTTTTCGGAATTGCTGAAGCCCGATCCGGCGATGCAGGCGCTGATCGACAAGATTCGCGCGCCACATGCGGCGGCGCTGGACGAAAAGATGGCATCCGCCGACCGCCTGCTCTATCGCCGCGGCAATTTCAGCGGCAGCATGGATCAACTGATCTGCGACGCGCTGCTCGGTGAATTGAATGCCGAGATCGCGCTGTCGCCGGGGTTTCGCTGGGGGACCACCGCGCTGGCGGGCCAGCCGCTGACGATGGAAGACGTGATGGCGCAGACCGCCGTCACCTATCCCGAGACCTACGTCCAGACCATGACCGGCGGCCAGATCAGGGACGTGCTGGAGGACATCTGCGACAATCTCTTCAACACCGATCCCTATTACCAGCAGGGCGGCGACATGGTGCGCGTCGGCGGGCTGCATTACACCTGCAGCCCGAACGAGACGGTGGGCAAGCGGATTTCCGATGTGAAGCTCGACAACGGCCGTACGCTGGAGGCCGGCAAGCGCTACAAGGTCGCGGGCTGGGCTTCGGTCAACGAGCAGACCGGCGCGCCGATCTGGGATGTGGTCGCCAGGCATCTGAGATCGGGCAAGCCGCCGAACCGGGCCGCGCCGGGCGTCACGCTGAAAGGCGTTGACGGCAATCCGGGCATTGCCGGACAGGCATGA
- a CDS encoding prolyl oligopeptidase family protein — protein sequence MPIDDRPTVAAPDDDPYLWLEDIEGQRALDFVDRQSRLTLETFGGRQFVADRDALAAIYDRSDNIPYVTRRGGLVYNLWKDAKNPRGVWRRTTLADFRKTEPDWETLLDIDRLAAEEDKDWLLNWTEPRPGNDPRVIVALSRGGSDAVTLREFDLDSKTFVAGGFTLPEAKSGVQWVDGDTLLLSSALGEGMATTSGYARTVRLWRRGEPVEQAPVLFDVPADRMGAYCGVDDTGPTPRVWFIDRIDFFHQNIWLGTEAGPRSKLDLPTDVWLEAHQDWLAVKLRGAWTVAGKTYAPDSVLGISLSAFLAGDRHFTIVFEPGPRRALQGFFWTAGKLVLSVLDELQPVFEICTPSANGWTHARLKGLPEIGVVDVWRLDRHEAESNGDLLANVQDPLTPPSLMLIEGVAAPALLKQAPKTFSADGLIVTSHEAISVDGERIPYVQTGPAAETGDAPVYMSAYGGFGHAVRPYYSSALGKLWLERGGTTVQANIRGGGEFGTRWHDAGRYAGKRLAHDDFAAVAADLVKRGVTRANRIAAEGGSNGGILITNMLVRYPERFGALFCTIPLVDMRRYTKLLAGASWIAEYGDPDKPAEWEWLKTYSAYHTATPGQNYPPILIATTRRDDRVHPGHARKMAAKLQAMGYEAYFYEPAAGGHGYGKDNRERAGFIALGYAFLREKIGWTDGTV from the coding sequence ATGCCAATCGACGACAGGCCGACCGTCGCCGCGCCCGACGATGATCCCTATCTCTGGCTCGAGGACATCGAAGGCCAGCGCGCGCTCGATTTCGTTGACCGGCAAAGCCGGCTGACTCTGGAAACCTTCGGCGGCCGGCAATTCGTGGCCGATCGCGACGCGCTTGCTGCGATCTATGACCGATCAGACAACATTCCCTATGTCACGCGCCGCGGCGGGCTCGTCTACAATCTCTGGAAGGATGCCAAGAATCCACGCGGTGTCTGGCGACGCACGACGCTTGCAGACTTTCGCAAGACGGAGCCGGACTGGGAAACGCTGCTGGACATCGACCGCCTCGCCGCCGAGGAGGACAAGGATTGGCTGCTCAACTGGACAGAGCCGCGGCCGGGCAACGATCCGCGCGTGATCGTCGCCCTTTCTCGGGGCGGCAGCGACGCGGTGACGCTGCGGGAATTCGATCTAGATAGCAAAACTTTCGTTGCAGGCGGCTTCACCCTGCCGGAAGCCAAAAGCGGCGTCCAATGGGTCGACGGCGACACCCTCTTGCTTTCGAGCGCCCTTGGCGAGGGCATGGCGACGACGTCCGGTTATGCGAGAACGGTCCGACTATGGCGCCGCGGCGAACCTGTGGAACAAGCACCGGTGCTGTTCGACGTGCCGGCAGATCGGATGGGTGCGTATTGTGGCGTTGACGACACCGGGCCGACGCCGCGGGTGTGGTTCATCGATCGGATCGATTTCTTCCATCAGAATATCTGGCTCGGCACCGAGGCCGGCCCGCGGTCAAAACTCGATCTGCCGACCGACGTCTGGCTGGAAGCGCATCAGGACTGGCTGGCCGTGAAACTGCGAGGAGCCTGGACGGTCGCAGGCAAGACCTATGCGCCGGACAGCGTGCTCGGCATCTCGCTGTCAGCCTTTCTGGCTGGCGACCGCCACTTCACCATCGTGTTCGAGCCAGGGCCGCGGCGGGCATTACAGGGATTTTTCTGGACCGCCGGCAAGCTCGTATTGTCTGTTCTCGACGAGTTGCAGCCGGTGTTTGAAATCTGCACGCCATCGGCAAACGGCTGGACGCACGCGCGATTGAAGGGCCTTCCCGAAATCGGCGTGGTCGATGTCTGGCGCCTCGACCGTCACGAAGCTGAAAGCAACGGCGACCTGCTCGCCAATGTGCAGGATCCGCTGACGCCGCCTTCGCTGATGCTGATCGAAGGCGTCGCCGCGCCAGCGCTATTGAAGCAGGCGCCGAAGACCTTTTCCGCCGACGGACTCATCGTCACCAGCCATGAAGCGATTTCGGTAGACGGCGAGCGCATCCCTTATGTGCAGACCGGTCCCGCCGCCGAGACCGGCGATGCCCCGGTCTATATGAGCGCCTATGGCGGCTTCGGCCACGCGGTAAGACCCTATTACAGCTCCGCGCTTGGCAAGCTCTGGCTGGAGCGCGGCGGCACCACGGTTCAGGCCAATATCCGCGGCGGCGGCGAGTTCGGTACGCGCTGGCATGATGCCGGCCGCTACGCCGGAAAGCGGCTGGCGCATGATGATTTCGCGGCCGTTGCAGCAGACCTCGTCAAACGCGGCGTGACGCGCGCCAACAGAATTGCCGCCGAGGGCGGATCGAACGGCGGCATCCTGATCACCAACATGCTGGTGCGCTACCCCGAAAGGTTCGGCGCGCTGTTCTGCACGATCCCGCTGGTCGACATGCGCCGCTACACCAAGCTGCTCGCGGGCGCGAGCTGGATCGCGGAGTACGGCGATCCTGACAAACCCGCGGAGTGGGAGTGGCTGAAAACCTATTCCGCCTATCACACTGCAACACCGGGGCAGAACTATCCGCCAATCCTGATCGCCACCACGCGCCGCGACGATCGCGTGCATCCCGGCCACGCCCGCAAGATGGCGGCCAAGCTGCAAGCCATGGGATACGAAGCCTATTTCTACGAACCGGCAGCCGGCGGTCACGGCTACGGCAAGGACAATCGCGAACGCGCCGGCTTCATCGCGCTTGGATACGCGTTTCTCAGAGAGAAGATCGGCTGGACAGATGGCACCGTGTAG
- a CDS encoding c-type cytochrome produces the protein MYSSRKIGLLIAATVLAAAGNVAGAAEPGHFGYGSVATPAQIDGWDIDARGEDGTGLPPGKGTVDRGAEVYAEQCAACHGTFGEGEGRFPKLVGGVGSLRNERPEPTVGSYWPFAPTLWDYINRAMPMPAPHTLSADDVYALTAYILSLNDLVPHDFVADRNSLPKVKMRNRDNFIWTDPRPDTTAAPCMNACVNAADVRIFSTAEGRNLTPRTTGPLDTMQPK, from the coding sequence ATGTACAGCTCGCGTAAGATTGGCCTGCTGATCGCCGCCACCGTGCTTGCGGCCGCCGGCAATGTCGCGGGCGCGGCAGAGCCCGGCCATTTCGGTTACGGCAGCGTGGCGACGCCGGCGCAGATCGATGGTTGGGACATCGACGCGCGCGGCGAGGACGGAACAGGCCTGCCTCCCGGCAAGGGCACGGTCGACCGGGGCGCCGAGGTCTACGCCGAGCAATGCGCCGCCTGTCATGGAACCTTCGGCGAAGGCGAAGGCCGCTTTCCGAAGCTGGTCGGCGGCGTCGGGTCGCTCCGGAACGAGCGCCCGGAGCCGACGGTGGGCAGCTACTGGCCGTTTGCCCCGACCCTATGGGACTATATTAACCGCGCCATGCCGATGCCCGCGCCGCACACATTGTCAGCGGATGACGTTTATGCTTTGACCGCCTATATTCTGAGCCTGAACGATCTCGTTCCCCATGATTTCGTTGCCGATCGCAACAGCTTGCCGAAAGTCAAAATGCGCAATCGCGACAATTTCATCTGGACCGACCCGCGCCCCGATACGACGGCAGCGCCTTGCATGAACGCCTGTGTGAATGCCGCCGATGTCAGGATATTCTCGACGGCCGAAGGCAGGAATCTGACGCCGCGCACGACCGGGCCGCTCGACACGATGCAACCAAAATAG
- the soxX gene encoding sulfur oxidation c-type cytochrome SoxX, whose translation MPALRLPAFALALAIGAFASASSAQAQSAVDEGRKLAFDRSKGNCLTCHVIKGGDLPGTIGPELVDIKSKYPKREDLVAILHDETQRNPLTVMPPFGRNRILTEKEINAVVDFLQTL comes from the coding sequence CTGCCTGCGTTACGGCTTCCTGCGTTCGCGCTGGCACTGGCGATCGGCGCTTTCGCATCCGCAAGCTCCGCGCAGGCGCAGTCCGCGGTGGACGAAGGCCGCAAGCTCGCCTTCGACCGCAGCAAGGGCAATTGCCTGACCTGTCATGTCATCAAGGGCGGCGACCTTCCCGGTACGATCGGGCCCGAGCTGGTCGACATCAAGAGCAAGTATCCCAAGCGCGAGGATCTCGTCGCCATTCTCCATGACGAAACCCAGCGCAATCCGCTGACCGTGATGCCGCCGTTCGGACGAAACCGGATTTTGACCGAAAAGGAAATCAACGCGGTGGTGGATTTCCTGCAGACGCTTTGA
- the soxA gene encoding sulfur oxidation c-type cytochrome SoxA: protein MKLRSAIYLASAALSLALLTLASTLPSDAADKVDPVADANAFRKFFTDKFPKVKLEDFVNGPYSMNEDLYKQWQEKEQFPPYEFSLEMGKEMFSKPFKNGKTYADCFANGGIGVRQNYPYFDEKEGKVITLELALNRCREANGETPYSYVRDEMAALTAYMAFTSRGKPMDIKIPDDPRALAAYEAGKEYFYTRRGQLNFSCATCHVQSPGERIRAEILAPALGIVNAMPIYRSEWSGMGTTSRRFTTCNSQIRGVPLSPQDDEYRNVEYYLSYVSNGLPISGPGARP from the coding sequence ATGAAGTTGCGATCCGCGATCTATCTGGCTTCCGCCGCGCTTTCGCTTGCGCTGTTGACGCTTGCCAGCACGCTGCCCTCTGATGCCGCCGACAAGGTCGATCCCGTCGCCGACGCCAATGCGTTCAGGAAATTCTTCACCGACAAATTCCCCAAGGTGAAGCTGGAAGACTTCGTCAATGGTCCCTACTCGATGAACGAGGACCTGTACAAGCAATGGCAGGAGAAGGAGCAGTTTCCGCCTTACGAGTTCTCGCTCGAAATGGGCAAGGAAATGTTCTCAAAGCCGTTCAAGAACGGCAAGACCTATGCCGATTGCTTCGCGAATGGCGGCATCGGCGTCCGCCAGAACTACCCTTACTTCGACGAGAAGGAAGGCAAGGTCATCACGCTTGAGCTGGCGCTGAACCGCTGCCGCGAAGCCAACGGCGAAACGCCCTATTCCTATGTCAGGGACGAAATGGCGGCGCTGACCGCCTACATGGCCTTCACCTCGCGCGGCAAGCCGATGGACATCAAGATCCCGGACGATCCGCGGGCGCTCGCAGCCTACGAGGCCGGCAAGGAATATTTCTACACGCGCCGCGGCCAGCTCAACTTCTCCTGCGCTACCTGCCATGTGCAAAGCCCGGGCGAGCGCATCCGCGCCGAAATCCTGGCGCCCGCGCTCGGCATCGTCAATGCGATGCCGATCTACCGCTCGGAATGGAGCGGCATGGGCACCACCAGCCGGCGCTTCACCACCTGCAACAGCCAGATCCGCGGCGTGCCGCTCAGCCCGCAGGACGACGAATATCGCAACGTCGAATACTACCTGTCCTATGTCAGCAACGGGCTACCGATATCGGGGCCGGGAGCGCGGCCATGA
- a CDS encoding DUF938 domain-containing protein, whose protein sequence is MAEFVVEFGKDGRPVEADGRLDAAAFHRNHAPIWAVLQKFLAGKSGDVLEAGSGTGQHVVHFATHTPDIIWWPSDLNERHLKSIEAWRAHTALPNIRPPLRVDLSDPAWCPQMHDGSGPGELLAVFCANVIHIAPWRVAEGLFTGAARYLRSDGRLFLYGPFKRDGKHTAMSNAVFDTSLRQQDAEWGVRDIAEVEKLAAGVGLVLVETVQMPANNMILAFQRSDLSA, encoded by the coding sequence ATGGCTGAGTTTGTGGTTGAGTTCGGCAAGGATGGCCGGCCGGTCGAAGCCGACGGCAGGCTCGATGCAGCAGCGTTCCACCGCAACCATGCACCGATCTGGGCGGTGCTGCAGAAATTCCTCGCCGGCAAATCCGGCGACGTGCTGGAGGCCGGCAGCGGCACCGGCCAGCATGTGGTGCATTTCGCAACACACACGCCCGACATCATTTGGTGGCCGAGCGATCTCAACGAACGGCACCTGAAGAGCATCGAAGCATGGCGCGCGCATACCGCCTTGCCGAACATCCGCCCGCCGCTGCGGGTCGATCTCTCCGATCCCGCCTGGTGTCCGCAAATGCATGATGGCAGCGGGCCGGGAGAATTGCTGGCGGTGTTCTGCGCCAACGTGATTCACATCGCGCCCTGGCGCGTGGCCGAAGGCCTGTTCACGGGCGCGGCGCGCTATCTGCGGAGCGACGGACGGCTGTTTCTCTATGGTCCGTTCAAGCGCGACGGCAAGCACACCGCGATGAGCAACGCCGTGTTCGACACCAGCCTGCGCCAGCAGGATGCCGAGTGGGGCGTGCGCGATATCGCCGAAGTGGAGAAGCTCGCCGCTGGCGTGGGTCTCGTCCTGGTCGAAACCGTGCAGATGCCCGCCAACAATATGATCCTGGCTTTCCAGCGATCGGACCTGTCGGCGTAG
- the soxZ gene encoding thiosulfate oxidation carrier complex protein SoxZ yields MASTIRVRATSSGETTEVQALIQHPMDSGFVKDSKGEIIPPHFIQQLTFEHDGKNVFAADWGGGISKDPYVKFTFKGGKKGDELKIRWVDNKGATDTTTAKIQ; encoded by the coding sequence ATGGCATCGACCATTCGCGTGCGCGCTACTTCGAGCGGCGAGACCACCGAGGTGCAGGCGCTGATCCAGCACCCGATGGATTCCGGCTTCGTCAAGGATTCCAAGGGCGAAATCATTCCGCCGCATTTCATCCAGCAACTAACCTTCGAACATGACGGCAAGAACGTGTTCGCAGCCGATTGGGGCGGCGGCATTTCGAAGGATCCCTACGTCAAATTCACCTTCAAGGGCGGCAAGAAGGGCGACGAGCTGAAGATACGCTGGGTCGACAACAAGGGCGCGACCGACACCACCACGGCGAAGATCCAATGA
- a CDS encoding type II toxin-antitoxin system HicB family antitoxin translates to MKKRLYPAVLERGPRGALGAWFPDFPGCVAGGRSQEEAIERAEGALARAVDGMAEQGRPLPEPTPIEQIALPKGADVVAYFIVGVDPPDPSERVNVYLPKSLITRIDKRATELGMSRSSFFGFAATIALDWTPGFPHAGVVDPRSKVHKTGAVRAEKRSGKKRP, encoded by the coding sequence TTGAAGAAGCGGCTTTATCCGGCAGTGCTGGAGCGCGGTCCGCGCGGTGCACTCGGGGCGTGGTTTCCCGATTTTCCGGGCTGCGTCGCCGGCGGGCGATCGCAGGAAGAGGCGATCGAGAGAGCGGAGGGTGCGCTGGCGCGGGCGGTGGACGGAATGGCAGAGCAGGGCAGGCCGTTGCCCGAGCCGACGCCGATCGAGCAGATCGCCCTGCCCAAGGGCGCCGACGTCGTCGCCTATTTCATTGTCGGGGTTGACCCGCCCGATCCGTCCGAGCGGGTGAATGTCTATTTGCCGAAAAGCCTGATTACGCGGATCGACAAGCGCGCCACGGAGCTTGGCATGAGCCGTTCCAGCTTCTTCGGTTTTGCCGCCACGATCGCGCTCGACTGGACTCCGGGCTTCCCGCACGCCGGCGTCGTCGATCCTCGCTCAAAGGTCCACAAAACAGGTGCGGTGCGAGCCGAAAAGAGATCAGGCAAGAAGCGGCCGTGA
- a CDS encoding helix-turn-helix transcriptional regulator: MRAAATAAQETEQATEQETAFAPGADDAAALKKLAKQAGEAAQLLKMLANEKRLLILCFLAVRGEMTVGELVGVVKLSQSALSQHLAKLRADGLVEFRRTSQTLHYRVADQRALRVLGVLKEIFCGDLK; the protein is encoded by the coding sequence ATGAGAGCAGCCGCCACGGCCGCCCAAGAGACTGAACAAGCGACCGAGCAAGAGACCGCCTTCGCACCCGGCGCCGACGACGCGGCGGCGCTGAAAAAGCTGGCGAAGCAGGCCGGCGAGGCCGCGCAGCTCCTGAAAATGCTGGCCAACGAGAAGCGTTTGCTGATCCTCTGCTTTCTTGCCGTGCGTGGCGAGATGACGGTCGGAGAACTCGTCGGCGTCGTGAAACTGAGCCAGTCCGCGCTCTCGCAGCATCTGGCGAAACTGCGCGCCGACGGCCTGGTGGAATTCCGCCGCACCTCGCAGACGCTGCATTATCGGGTCGCCGACCAGCGCGCATTGCGTGTGCTCGGGGTGTTGAAAGAGATTTTCTGCGGCGATCTAAAGTGA
- the soxC gene encoding sulfite dehydrogenase encodes MGRRSFLGLGAVLTGSLALGGKRATANPAQESPPADAPWSQSIGAGVVDRPYGRPADTEASVIRRNVPWLTAGTESSVSFSPLQELHGIITPNGLFFERHHAGWPSIDPAQHKLMIHGLVERPLLLTMKDILRFPQTTRVHFIECPANGGMNWRAAQMNSLQFSHGMVSCAEWTGVKLSTLLEEVGIKKEAKWAMVEGADGAHMNRSLPLDKCLDDCLVVYAQNGEALRPEQGYPLRLVVPGWEGNVNIKWLRRVKLGEKPWHSREETSKYTDLMPDGTSRGFTWLMDAKSVVTFPCPEKPLDGPGLYEIRGLAWTGNGKVKRVDVSTDGGVNWQTARLHEPILSKALTKFTLPWRWDGRPALVASRVIDETGYVQPTIAQLRAQRGSNSIYHNNSIQTWQVKPDGSVFNVQLA; translated from the coding sequence ATGGGCCGCCGCAGCTTCCTCGGCCTCGGCGCGGTCCTGACCGGCAGCCTCGCCCTTGGCGGCAAACGTGCCACCGCCAACCCCGCGCAGGAATCTCCGCCCGCCGACGCCCCATGGTCGCAATCGATCGGCGCGGGCGTGGTTGATCGGCCCTACGGCCGGCCTGCCGATACCGAAGCCTCCGTGATCCGGCGCAACGTGCCTTGGCTCACGGCCGGCACGGAATCGTCGGTGAGCTTTTCGCCGTTGCAGGAGCTGCACGGCATCATCACGCCGAACGGGCTCTTCTTCGAGCGCCACCACGCGGGATGGCCCAGCATCGATCCGGCACAGCACAAGCTCATGATCCACGGTCTCGTGGAGCGCCCGCTGCTTCTCACGATGAAGGATATCCTGCGCTTCCCGCAAACCACGCGCGTCCATTTCATTGAATGCCCGGCCAATGGCGGCATGAACTGGCGCGCCGCGCAGATGAATTCGCTGCAGTTCAGCCACGGCATGGTCAGTTGCGCCGAATGGACCGGCGTGAAGCTGTCGACGCTGCTGGAAGAGGTCGGCATCAAGAAGGAGGCGAAGTGGGCGATGGTCGAAGGCGCCGACGGCGCGCATATGAACCGCAGCCTGCCGCTCGACAAATGTCTCGACGATTGCCTCGTGGTGTATGCGCAGAACGGCGAGGCGTTGCGGCCCGAACAGGGCTATCCGCTGCGGCTGGTGGTGCCGGGCTGGGAAGGCAACGTCAACATCAAGTGGCTGCGCCGGGTCAAGCTCGGCGAAAAGCCATGGCACAGCCGCGAAGAAACTTCGAAATATACCGACCTGATGCCGGACGGCACCTCGCGCGGGTTCACCTGGCTGATGGACGCGAAATCGGTTGTCACCTTTCCCTGCCCGGAAAAACCGCTCGATGGGCCCGGCCTCTATGAAATCAGGGGACTGGCCTGGACCGGCAACGGCAAGGTCAAGCGCGTCGACGTCTCCACGGATGGCGGCGTCAACTGGCAGACCGCGCGGCTGCATGAACCGATATTGTCGAAGGCGCTGACGAAATTCACGCTGCCGTGGCGCTGGGACGGCCGTCCTGCACTGGTCGCATCCCGCGTCATCGACGAGACCGGTTACGTGCAGCCGACGATTGCACAACTGCGCGCGCAGCGCGGCTCGAACTCGATCTACCACAATAATTCGATCCAGACATGGCAGGTCAAACCGGACGGAAGCGTGTTCAATGTACAGCTCGCGTAA
- a CDS encoding protein-L-isoaspartate O-methyltransferase, with product MDAQAELRIVRAAYAKQVLAAAGVEDARLAQAFATIPREDFLGPGPWLVRRWLRDYVSTPDADAVYLYTDDLVALVPERHVNNGQPSLHAHLIHQAAPAAGEHVVHVGTGTGYYTAILAHLVGPSGRVTGIEYDGPLATRARASLTPYANVAVIEGDGTQVPFDAADVIYVNAGCTRPAPRWLDSLADGGRLIMPMTSDQGFGGIAPERMASAGAVFRIERRATDYHAYWISPVAIFPCAGGRDEASERALAEAFARGGLQKVTRLYRDQDIPDERCWLRGPGWCLAYN from the coding sequence ATGGATGCGCAAGCCGAACTCCGGATCGTGCGTGCCGCATACGCCAAGCAGGTACTTGCCGCCGCGGGCGTCGAGGATGCGCGCCTCGCACAGGCGTTTGCCACTATTCCCCGCGAGGATTTTCTCGGCCCGGGTCCGTGGCTGGTGCGACGCTGGCTACGCGACTATGTGTCGACGCCCGATGCCGACGCCGTCTATCTCTATACCGACGATCTGGTCGCGCTCGTGCCCGAGCGCCATGTCAACAACGGGCAACCGTCGTTGCACGCCCATCTCATTCATCAGGCCGCACCGGCCGCAGGCGAGCATGTGGTGCATGTTGGAACGGGCACGGGCTATTACACCGCCATCCTCGCGCATCTCGTCGGACCGTCCGGGCGGGTAACGGGAATCGAGTATGACGGGCCCCTCGCCACGCGCGCCAGAGCCAGCCTGACGCCCTATGCGAATGTTGCCGTGATCGAGGGCGACGGCACGCAGGTGCCGTTCGACGCCGCCGACGTCATCTACGTCAATGCCGGCTGCACGCGGCCGGCTCCACGCTGGCTCGATAGCCTTGCCGATGGAGGTCGCCTGATTATGCCGATGACGTCGGATCAGGGATTTGGCGGCATTGCGCCGGAGCGCATGGCGAGCGCCGGCGCGGTGTTCCGAATTGAGCGAAGGGCAACGGACTATCATGCATACTGGATCTCGCCCGTTGCGATCTTTCCCTGCGCCGGCGGCCGCGACGAGGCGTCCGAACGAGCACTGGCCGAAGCCTTTGCCCGCGGCGGCTTGCAGAAGGTGACGCGGCTGTACCGCGACCAGGACATTCCCGATGAACGCTGCTGGCTTCGCGGGCCGGGCTGGTGCCTCGCCTACAATTGA